The DNA segment CGGCGTGACATGGGTGACGCGGTCATGCGTTCCGCTCGGCCTGACCTTGAGATGCGACATCGGCTCATTCCTCTCCGTTGGGCTGCCGTCAGGCCAGCCCCGCTTCCGCGATGAAGCGGCTGAGATTGGCGTGGCCGAGCCTGGCATAGGCCGCGGGCTCCGCCTTCTTCGGGTCCTGTTCGGCCTCGACCACGATCCAGCCGGAATAACCCCGAAGCTCCTTCAGCACGCGGACATAGTCGATCAGGCCGTCGCCCGGGACGGTGTAGACGCCGGCGAGCACCGCTTCGAGGAAGGACCAGTCCCCGCGATTGGCGCGCCACATCACCGCCTCGCGGATGTCCTTGCAATGGACGTGGCGGATGCGCGCCTTCCAGTGGCGGGCGATGCGGGCGGGATCGCCGCCGCCCCAGGTCGCATGGCCGGTATCGAGCAAGAGGCCGACGGCTTCCCCGGTGATGCTCATGAAGCGGTCGATCTCGGCCTCGGTCTGGATGACCGTGCCCATATGGTGGTGGTAGACGAGCCTGAGGCCGTATTCGGCCTCGACCGCTGCGGCGAAGTTGGTGTAGCGCGCGCCGAAATCGTCCCATTGCGGCTTCGGCAGGACGGGGCGGGCCGAGAGCGGCCTGGCGATGTCGGAATGGATCGCGTTCGAGGTCTCGGCCGCGATCAGGACCGTTGAGCCCATCGCGCTGAGCAGGCCCGCATGGGCTCTCACGGCCTCCATCTCGGCGGCGACGTCGCGGATCAGCAATTCCGTCGAATACCAGCCCGAGACCAGGGCGTGGCCGTGCGCGTCGAGGATCGGCTTCAGCTTGCCCGCCTCGCGCGGGAACTTGTTGCCGAGCTCCATGCCGGTGAAGCCGGCTTCGCGGGCCTCTCTCAGGCAGGTTTCGAGCGGGATGTCGCCGCCGATCTCCAGCATGTCGTCATTCGACCA comes from the Bosea sp. (in: a-proteobacteria) genome and includes:
- the iolE gene encoding myo-inosose-2 dehydratase produces the protein MIRIGANPIGWSNDDMLEIGGDIPLETCLREAREAGFTGMELGNKFPREAGKLKPILDAHGHALVSGWYSTELLIRDVAAEMEAVRAHAGLLSAMGSTVLIAAETSNAIHSDIARPLSARPVLPKPQWDDFGARYTNFAAAVEAEYGLRLVYHHHMGTVIQTEAEIDRFMSITGEAVGLLLDTGHATWGGGDPARIARHWKARIRHVHCKDIREAVMWRANRGDWSFLEAVLAGVYTVPGDGLIDYVRVLKELRGYSGWIVVEAEQDPKKAEPAAYARLGHANLSRFIAEAGLA